One Candidatus Binatus sp. genomic region harbors:
- a CDS encoding c-type cytochrome encodes MAAIAAARAIASAPQIAACFPWSIDMYRGPEVQPFAVAPRVTPTDTIPVHGGEAPMSIGEATIKMHNPLEPTPQNLAKGHVQFDTYCAPCHGDNGQGKGPVAHLLMKSPKNLITGASKNLPDGYIYGAIRNGVLTMPSYANEMPIEQRWQAVMYLRSMQAAQKNKLAGK; translated from the coding sequence GTGGCCGCGATCGCAGCCGCACGCGCAATCGCGAGCGCGCCGCAGATCGCGGCGTGCTTTCCGTGGAGTATCGACATGTATCGCGGACCGGAGGTGCAGCCGTTTGCGGTTGCGCCGCGGGTGACGCCCACCGACACGATTCCCGTGCATGGCGGCGAGGCGCCGATGAGCATCGGGGAAGCGACAATCAAGATGCACAATCCGCTCGAGCCGACGCCGCAAAATCTCGCGAAGGGCCACGTGCAATTCGACACGTATTGCGCGCCTTGTCACGGCGACAACGGCCAGGGCAAAGGCCCGGTCGCGCATCTGCTGATGAAATCGCCGAAGAATCTGATCACCGGCGCGAGCAAAAACCTGCCCGACGGATATATCTACGGCGCGATTCGCAACGGCGTGCTGACGATGCCGTCGTACGCGAATGAAATGCCAATCGAGCAGCGCTGGCAGGCGGTGATGTATCTGCGCTCGATGCAGGCGGCCCAGAAAAACAAGCTGGCCGGCAAGTAA
- a CDS encoding efflux RND transporter permease subunit: MAVRLNVGDIASVVQAAIGGQAVTQVLEGDRRFDLVVRWKPQYRQSLDAIRDIRVNVPGGGQAPLAQVASIQNAAGASFIYREQLERYVPVRFAVRDRDLQSSVREAKAKVAKNVHLPEGVHLEWAGEYGELQEANRRLAVVVPFALLLIAGGLYGATNSLIDTFIIMVQIPVACLCGIVGLVITGTPFSVLAAVGFISIFGIAVRDGILLSFYIRQLWEQGRPFAEAIVLGSDRRLRATMMTDLVDALGLLPAAISTRIGAQTQRPLAIVVIGGALAIMVLTRMLQPVLIFLCHRKLRLADNAARPTQVFEPGTLA, encoded by the coding sequence ATGGCAGTTAGACTTAACGTGGGCGATATCGCGAGCGTGGTGCAGGCGGCGATCGGCGGGCAAGCTGTGACGCAGGTGCTCGAAGGCGATCGCCGCTTCGATTTGGTCGTGCGATGGAAGCCGCAGTATCGCCAGAGTCTCGACGCGATCCGCGATATCCGCGTGAACGTTCCCGGCGGCGGGCAGGCGCCGCTCGCGCAGGTAGCGAGCATCCAGAATGCTGCGGGAGCATCGTTCATTTATCGTGAGCAGTTGGAGCGCTACGTGCCGGTGCGATTCGCGGTGCGCGATCGCGATCTGCAGAGCTCGGTCCGTGAAGCCAAGGCCAAGGTCGCGAAAAATGTACACCTGCCTGAGGGCGTCCATCTTGAATGGGCTGGTGAATACGGCGAGCTTCAGGAGGCGAATCGGCGCCTCGCAGTGGTAGTGCCGTTCGCGCTGTTGTTGATCGCGGGCGGGCTCTACGGCGCGACCAATTCGTTGATCGATACCTTCATCATCATGGTGCAGATTCCGGTCGCTTGCTTGTGCGGAATCGTCGGATTGGTCATCACAGGCACGCCGTTCAGCGTGTTGGCGGCGGTGGGATTCATTTCGATTTTCGGAATCGCGGTGAGAGATGGAATCCTGCTGAGCTTTTACATCCGGCAACTGTGGGAGCAGGGGCGTCCGTTTGCCGAGGCGATCGTGCTCGGATCGGATCGGCGGTTGCGCGCGACGATGATGACCGATCTAGTCGACGCGCTCGGACTGTTGCCGGCGGCGATATCGACGCGAATCGGCGCGCAGACGCAGCGTCCGCTGGCGATCGTCGTAATCGGCGGCGCGCTCGCGATCATGGTGCTCACGCGAATGCTGCAGCCGGTGCTGATTTTCCTGTGTCATCGAAAGCTGCGACTGGCGGACAACGCGGCGCGGCCGACGCAGGTCTTCGAGCCCGGTACGCTCGCGTAA
- a CDS encoding SMP-30/gluconolactonase/LRE family protein produces the protein MEFEMLASGYGLLEAPRVDERERFYFSDIPNGGVYRRNPGGSVETLIPKRRGVGGMIFNQSGGLVLTGKGLIHWDEKTGKSRDLFASWEGKPVSMNDLTTDDHGGVYTGTINFDPLSNNKPIPGSLFRIDPPGRAHKLWDGIEVSNGLGLSPDRKMLFHSDSTTGAVWVYDVTHDRGVKDRRIFAKMPEGWPDGLAVDVEGGVWVAAVRVGEVIHFSKDGTVKKRIKLPASMVTSLTFGGRDQMDLYVVTADNTDDPNRKGTIFRGRSDVPGLPVPKANF, from the coding sequence ATGGAATTCGAGATGCTCGCGAGCGGCTACGGCTTGCTCGAGGCGCCGCGCGTCGATGAGCGCGAACGATTCTACTTCAGCGACATCCCCAACGGCGGAGTTTACCGGCGCAATCCCGGCGGCAGCGTCGAGACGCTGATCCCGAAGCGGCGCGGCGTCGGCGGCATGATCTTCAATCAGAGCGGCGGACTCGTGCTGACCGGCAAAGGGCTGATTCACTGGGACGAAAAGACCGGCAAGAGCCGCGACTTGTTCGCGTCGTGGGAAGGCAAGCCGGTCAGCATGAACGATCTGACGACCGACGATCACGGCGGCGTGTACACCGGCACGATTAATTTCGATCCGCTGAGCAACAACAAGCCGATTCCGGGGAGCCTGTTTCGAATAGATCCGCCCGGGCGCGCGCACAAGTTGTGGGACGGAATCGAGGTGTCGAACGGGCTCGGGCTCAGTCCCGATCGCAAGATGCTGTTTCATTCCGACTCAACCACCGGCGCGGTGTGGGTGTACGACGTGACGCACGATCGCGGGGTGAAGGATCGGCGCATCTTTGCGAAGATGCCTGAAGGATGGCCCGACGGATTGGCGGTCGATGTGGAAGGCGGAGTCTGGGTGGCGGCGGTGCGCGTCGGCGAGGTGATCCATTTCAGCAAGGACGGCACGGTCAAGAAGCGGATCAAATTGCCGGCCTCGATGGTGACGAGCCTGACGTTCGGCGGGCGCGATCAGATGGATCTGTACGTGGTGACGGCCGACAACACCGACGATCCGAATCGCAAGGGGACGATTTTTCGCGGCCGCTCGGACGTGCCGGGTCTGCCGGTGCCGAAGGCGAATTTCTAA
- the hpnI gene encoding bacteriohopanetetrol glucosamine biosynthesis glycosyltransferase HpnI, giving the protein MISIVLILSAVGVAVSIGYYIVATHAAIKFASRSSAALPALPKIAPKVALLKPLHGIHSTLAANLISYLELAYPRLDYFFGVSDYEDPAAEVPVALRQRYQFANITLVVGEEPNCTNRKIAKLIKMADRAEKADIIVLSDADVSVERDHLRRIVSELVSDDKSAIVTCAYRARPTGTTASRFEALYINTDFLPQVLLAESIEPLHYALGATIAIKRPALEAIGGFRALKDLLADDFYLGKFAVEHGYAIRLSSSLVTLAAEEKTFNDFWHHQLRWARTYRTVRPLSIATILMHGPFWAIVLLAASRGSAAAFAAFVLVIAARLAMSAAIVMRVVKMPELLSDLWMVPMKDLVMTGVWFASLFSNKVKWAGRQFHVTRRGVMRELKS; this is encoded by the coding sequence GTGATTAGCATCGTGCTGATACTATCGGCGGTCGGGGTAGCCGTTTCGATCGGCTACTACATCGTGGCGACCCATGCCGCGATCAAATTCGCCAGCCGCAGCTCGGCGGCGCTCCCAGCCTTGCCGAAGATCGCACCGAAGGTCGCGCTTCTGAAGCCGCTCCACGGGATCCATTCCACGCTCGCCGCGAATCTAATCAGCTATCTCGAACTGGCGTACCCGCGGCTCGATTATTTTTTTGGCGTTTCGGACTACGAAGATCCCGCGGCTGAAGTTCCGGTTGCGCTGCGCCAGCGATATCAATTCGCGAACATCACGCTGGTGGTCGGCGAGGAGCCGAACTGCACCAATCGCAAAATCGCCAAGCTGATCAAGATGGCGGATCGCGCCGAAAAAGCCGACATCATTGTGCTCAGCGATGCCGACGTATCCGTCGAACGCGATCATCTGCGCCGCATCGTCAGCGAACTGGTCTCCGACGACAAGTCCGCGATCGTCACTTGCGCGTATCGCGCCCGCCCGACCGGCACGACTGCCTCGCGCTTCGAGGCGCTCTACATCAACACCGATTTTCTGCCGCAGGTGCTGCTCGCCGAATCGATCGAGCCGCTGCACTATGCACTCGGCGCGACGATCGCGATCAAGCGTCCCGCGCTGGAGGCGATCGGCGGCTTTCGCGCACTCAAGGATCTGCTCGCCGACGACTTTTACCTCGGCAAGTTCGCCGTCGAGCACGGCTACGCAATCAGGCTGTCGAGTTCGCTCGTGACGCTCGCCGCTGAAGAAAAGACCTTCAACGATTTCTGGCATCATCAACTGCGATGGGCCCGCACTTATCGCACCGTCCGTCCGCTCAGTATCGCGACCATCCTGATGCACGGCCCATTCTGGGCGATCGTATTGCTCGCCGCGTCGCGTGGCAGCGCCGCCGCATTCGCCGCCTTCGTGCTGGTGATCGCGGCGCGGCTTGCGATGTCTGCCGCGATCGTGATGCGCGTCGTCAAAATGCCCGAACTGCTGAGCGACCTCTGGATGGTCCCGATGAAAGACCTCGTGATGACCGGCGTCTGGTTCGCCAGCCTGTTCAGCAACAAGGTGAAATGGGCCGGGCGCCAGTTCCATGTCACGCGCCGCGGCGTGATGCGTGAATTGAAGAGCTAG
- the hpnJ gene encoding hopanoid biosynthesis associated radical SAM protein HpnJ: MDVMKTLFLNPPSYDDFDGGAGSRYQATREVWSFWYPTWLAYPAGMIPGARLLDAPPHDYTVDMTINEAKNYDLVVLHTSTPSLRMDARTAEAIKAANPNAIIAMVGGHPTARPEEVLKLSSAIDIAGRKEFDYSMLEVAQGRDWSTIGGISYQKNGVLHNNPDRPSLTDEELDQLPFVTEVYEKNLDYLKYNSPYCQYPYVSMYTGRGCPARCTFCLWPQVTQGHRYRVRSPENVFEEVSAMRSKFPRMKELFFDDDTFTADPARARKIAQLLKPLNITWSTNSRANVDYETLKVMKDGGLRLFVVGYESGNAQILKNIKKGVGIDRARRFTKDCREIGILIHGTFILGLPGENKETIEESIRFAREMDCETIQVSLASPYPGTELFDYVTKNGFLAVDPLLDESGYQKCTITYPGLSSDEIYGAVERFYRSFYFRPRYIFKSVKKMLTSVEESKRLLKEGRQFFSTMRQRRHQMQQAAV, from the coding sequence ATGGATGTGATGAAGACTCTCTTCCTGAATCCGCCCTCCTACGACGACTTCGACGGCGGCGCAGGCTCTCGTTACCAGGCCACTCGCGAAGTTTGGTCCTTCTGGTATCCGACTTGGCTCGCATATCCGGCCGGGATGATTCCCGGCGCGCGGCTGCTGGACGCGCCTCCGCACGACTACACCGTCGATATGACGATTAATGAGGCGAAGAACTACGACCTGGTCGTGCTTCATACCTCAACGCCGTCGCTCCGAATGGACGCGCGCACCGCGGAAGCAATCAAGGCCGCCAATCCGAACGCGATCATCGCGATGGTCGGGGGGCATCCGACTGCGCGGCCAGAAGAAGTGCTGAAGCTTTCTTCGGCGATCGATATCGCGGGCCGCAAGGAGTTCGACTACTCGATGCTCGAAGTGGCGCAAGGCCGCGACTGGAGCACGATCGGCGGCATCAGCTATCAGAAGAATGGCGTGCTGCATAACAATCCCGATCGTCCGTCGCTCACCGACGAGGAACTCGACCAGTTGCCGTTCGTCACCGAGGTTTACGAAAAAAACCTCGACTATCTGAAATACAACAGCCCCTACTGCCAGTACCCATACGTCTCGATGTACACCGGGCGCGGATGCCCCGCGCGATGCACGTTCTGCCTGTGGCCGCAGGTGACCCAGGGGCATCGCTATCGCGTGCGCAGTCCCGAGAACGTGTTCGAGGAAGTATCGGCGATGCGGTCCAAGTTCCCCAGGATGAAGGAACTGTTCTTCGATGACGATACGTTCACCGCGGACCCGGCGCGCGCGCGCAAAATCGCGCAGTTGCTGAAGCCGCTCAACATCACCTGGTCCACCAACTCGCGCGCCAACGTCGATTACGAAACGCTCAAGGTGATGAAAGACGGCGGCCTGCGGCTGTTCGTGGTGGGCTACGAATCGGGCAACGCGCAGATTCTGAAGAACATCAAAAAGGGCGTCGGCATCGATCGCGCGCGGCGCTTCACCAAGGATTGCCGCGAAATCGGCATCCTGATTCACGGCACCTTTATCCTCGGCCTGCCCGGCGAGAACAAGGAAACAATCGAGGAATCGATTCGATTCGCGCGCGAGATGGATTGCGAAACAATCCAGGTCTCGCTCGCCTCGCCGTATCCGGGCACCGAACTGTTCGACTACGTTACCAAGAACGGCTTTCTCGCCGTCGACCCGCTGCTCGACGAATCGGGCTATCAGAAGTGCACGATTACTTACCCCGGTCTCAGCAGTGACGAGATTTACGGCGCGGTCGAGCGCTTCTATCGCAGCTTCTATTTTCGCCCGCGCTACATTTTCAAATCCGTAAAGAAGATGCTTACTTCGGTCGAGGAATCGAAGCGGCTCCTGAAGGAAGGCCGGCAGTTCTTTTCAACGATGCGCCAACGACGGCATCAGATGCAGCAGGCCGCGGTCTGA
- a CDS encoding glycosyltransferase family 39 protein, which produces MSEIAITPAAATASDSQSGVSSSQSFPIAYDVAAILALSIAVFFFHLGSYGLWEPDEGRYAEIAREMLRGGSKIIPHLNYVAYVEKPPLLYWLTTLSFAVFGLTEFAARFTVAMSALAGVLATYFFALRTFGRRHAILASAILATTPIYAVMAQVLTTDMLLTALVTIANFALFLHWRGDAGSRWCWIAYAAMGLAVLAKGPVGVALPILSMLAFLAWRGELRGALGKFRAFAGLAITVAIALPWFVAITIMEPGFFDFYFVGEHLRRIFDSSYSHTEPIYFYLPVLALGLIPWSMLVPFMTWRDAQKNPARTFCLTAAMVTLVAFSCASAKLIPYILPAIPPLAILIADGLISCAWPAPDSRAAHRPPDSRILLESGPLLMLFGAGVIVAAILAPQFRTPYVMAARPAMFLIGAVLLIGGGVTTAIFLRRRRGAGLVALTLTLASALIAGGWVRLETESLRSYASLARAVAARAPDARLICYHRYVQSLAFYTGRRVILVGPKSELDFGARHAADTADWFFNNDLQLLELWERPGSTVLVIDAPELARLKERLGAFDLIASEGKKRAILRHRLSASTAAATDLLGARYPTRASRLIN; this is translated from the coding sequence GTGTCCGAGATCGCAATCACTCCCGCCGCCGCGACCGCATCTGATTCGCAGTCCGGCGTATCCTCGTCGCAATCGTTCCCCATCGCCTACGACGTTGCTGCGATCCTGGCTCTTTCGATCGCGGTGTTCTTCTTTCATCTCGGCTCGTATGGGCTCTGGGAGCCGGATGAAGGCCGCTATGCGGAAATCGCGCGAGAGATGCTCCGCGGCGGCAGCAAAATCATCCCGCATCTCAACTACGTCGCTTACGTCGAAAAACCTCCGCTGCTGTATTGGCTGACGACGCTGTCATTCGCCGTTTTCGGCCTCACCGAATTTGCGGCGCGATTCACGGTCGCGATGTCCGCGCTCGCTGGCGTGCTCGCGACCTACTTCTTCGCGCTGCGCACGTTCGGCCGCCGCCACGCGATTCTCGCGAGCGCGATCCTCGCGACCACCCCGATTTACGCCGTGATGGCGCAGGTCCTCACCACCGACATGCTGCTCACCGCGTTGGTGACCATCGCCAACTTCGCGCTCTTTCTTCATTGGCGGGGGGACGCGGGCTCGCGATGGTGCTGGATCGCGTACGCCGCGATGGGCCTCGCAGTGCTGGCCAAGGGACCCGTCGGCGTCGCGCTGCCGATTCTTTCGATGCTCGCGTTTCTCGCGTGGCGCGGCGAACTGCGCGGGGCGCTCGGAAAATTCCGCGCTTTCGCGGGCCTCGCGATTACCGTCGCGATCGCTCTGCCGTGGTTCGTCGCGATAACGATTATGGAACCGGGATTTTTCGACTTCTATTTCGTCGGCGAGCACCTCCGGCGCATCTTCGATTCCAGCTACAGCCACACCGAACCGATCTATTTTTATCTGCCCGTGCTCGCGCTGGGATTGATCCCGTGGTCGATGCTGGTGCCGTTCATGACCTGGCGCGACGCGCAAAAAAATCCTGCGCGCACCTTCTGCCTGACCGCCGCGATGGTGACGCTGGTGGCATTCTCATGCGCGAGCGCCAAGCTCATTCCGTACATCCTGCCGGCGATTCCTCCGCTCGCGATCCTCATCGCCGACGGCTTGATCTCCTGCGCATGGCCGGCGCCCGACTCCCGCGCCGCTCATCGTCCGCCCGATTCGCGAATCCTGCTCGAAAGCGGCCCGCTGCTGATGCTGTTCGGCGCGGGCGTGATCGTCGCCGCGATCCTTGCGCCTCAATTTCGCACGCCTTACGTGATGGCCGCGCGCCCGGCGATGTTCCTGATCGGCGCTGTGCTGCTGATCGGGGGCGGCGTCACCACCGCGATTTTCCTGCGTCGCCGCCGCGGAGCCGGCCTGGTCGCGCTCACGCTCACGCTCGCATCGGCGCTGATCGCCGGCGGATGGGTGCGACTCGAAACCGAATCACTCCGCTCGTATGCAAGCCTCGCGCGCGCAGTCGCCGCACGCGCCCCCGACGCGCGGCTTATCTGCTATCACCGCTACGTGCAGTCGCTCGCCTTTTATACCGGACGCCGCGTGATCCTGGTGGGCCCGAAAAGCGAACTCGATTTCGGCGCGCGCCATGCGGCCGACACTGCCGATTGGTTCTTCAACAACGACCTGCAATTGCTCGAATTGTGGGAACGCCCTGGGAGTACCGTGCTCGTGATTGACGCGCCGGAACTGGCGCGGCTCAAGGAGCGGCTCGGCGCTTTCGATTTGATCGCGTCGGAAGGCAAGAAGCGCGCGATCCTGCGCCATCGGCTGAGCGCGTCGACCGCTGCCGCCACAGACCTGCTGGGCGCGCGATACCCTACACGCGCCTCGCGCCTGATTAACTAA
- the ggt gene encoding gamma-glutamyltransferase, whose translation MRSSFAFHLRLAHCRATVLIVFLSAIFWPPAGFAADSQANRAAVGTHGMVVSESDDAAHAGIEILKQGGNAVDAAVATALAVGVTNPASCGIGGGGFMLIYIAKNHGFYALDYRETAPLMARPDMYIRNGKPDPELSKDGILAVAVPGEIAGIDAALRRFGTMKFQQIAAPAEKLAENGFAVNPHLAGEIAHMLPKLNADPGMREVFVKSDGAPAKAGETIYAKKLAATLKRLGDDPVANFYHGEVAAQIVSFMKEHGGLITANDLTNYRPIWRSPIRRQYRGYDVVAMPPPSSGGVVLEMLGMLEGGRLAGLGVDSPPYLARLIEVMRQGFIDRAQYADPAFVGVEIGKLLSDRHIGELRDRALHRKAPPPDTPAAHDHGTTNLLVADKDGNVVALTTTTNTVFGALISVPALGLLLNDEMDDFAIAPGVPNAYHLAGERANEIRPGKRPLSSMTPIIVTKNNVPVMSTGGSGGPTIISGVLQVTLNVLDFHLDAAHAVDEPRIHEQAVPDVVIVEESMPAATRVALEEMGYKIKVAPSLGAVGALTIEPGNYRGAFDQRKGGGAVGY comes from the coding sequence ATGCGTTCGAGTTTCGCTTTCCATCTCAGACTGGCGCATTGTCGCGCAACAGTTCTGATCGTTTTCCTGTCCGCGATTTTCTGGCCGCCCGCAGGCTTCGCCGCCGATTCGCAGGCGAATCGCGCCGCCGTCGGCACCCATGGGATGGTCGTTTCGGAAAGCGACGACGCAGCCCACGCCGGTATCGAGATTCTCAAGCAGGGCGGCAACGCGGTGGACGCCGCAGTCGCGACTGCGCTCGCGGTCGGCGTTACGAATCCGGCGTCATGCGGTATCGGCGGCGGCGGCTTCATGCTGATTTACATCGCGAAGAACCACGGCTTCTACGCGCTCGATTATCGCGAGACCGCACCGCTGATGGCGCGGCCCGATATGTACATTCGCAACGGCAAGCCCGACCCGGAATTGTCCAAGGACGGCATCCTGGCGGTCGCGGTGCCCGGTGAGATCGCCGGCATCGACGCAGCGCTCAGGCGCTTCGGCACCATGAAGTTTCAGCAGATCGCGGCGCCGGCGGAGAAACTCGCGGAGAACGGTTTCGCCGTGAATCCGCATCTGGCCGGCGAGATTGCGCACATGTTGCCCAAGCTGAATGCCGATCCCGGCATGCGCGAAGTGTTCGTCAAGTCCGACGGAGCGCCCGCCAAAGCCGGCGAGACCATCTACGCGAAGAAACTTGCCGCGACGCTGAAGCGGCTCGGCGACGATCCGGTCGCAAATTTTTACCACGGTGAAGTCGCCGCGCAGATCGTGTCGTTCATGAAGGAGCATGGCGGGCTGATCACCGCCAACGACCTGACCAACTACCGGCCCATCTGGCGGAGTCCGATCCGCCGCCAGTACCGCGGCTACGACGTCGTGGCGATGCCGCCGCCGTCGTCGGGCGGCGTCGTGCTCGAGATGCTCGGGATGCTCGAGGGAGGCCGTCTGGCGGGTCTGGGCGTCGATTCGCCGCCGTATCTCGCGCGCCTGATCGAGGTGATGCGCCAGGGCTTCATCGATCGCGCACAGTATGCCGACCCGGCATTTGTCGGCGTTGAAATCGGCAAGCTGCTCTCGGACCGGCATATCGGCGAGTTGCGTGACCGCGCGCTGCATCGCAAGGCGCCGCCGCCCGATACTCCGGCCGCGCACGATCACGGCACCACCAACCTGCTGGTCGCCGACAAGGATGGCAACGTGGTCGCGCTGACGACCACCACCAACACGGTGTTCGGCGCGCTGATCAGCGTGCCGGCGCTTGGCCTGCTGCTCAACGACGAGATGGATGATTTCGCGATCGCGCCGGGCGTGCCGAACGCGTATCACCTGGCCGGCGAGCGCGCCAACGAGATCCGGCCGGGCAAGCGCCCGCTCTCCTCGATGACGCCGATTATCGTCACCAAAAATAATGTCCCGGTGATGTCCACCGGCGGCTCCGGCGGTCCGACGATCATCAGTGGCGTGCTGCAGGTCACGCTGAATGTCCTCGACTTCCATCTCGATGCGGCCCATGCAGTTGACGAACCGCGCATCCACGAGCAGGCCGTCCCGGACGTAGTGATCGTCGAGGAGTCGATGCCCGCGGCGACGCGCGTCGCGCTCGAGGAAATGGGCTACAAGATCAAAGTGGCGCCGTCGCTCGGCGCGGTCGGCGCGCTCACGATCGAGCCGGGGAACTATCGTGGCGCGTTCGATCAGCGCAAAGGCGGCGGCGCCGTCGGCTATTGA
- a CDS encoding enoyl-CoA hydratase-related protein: MHFDEIIFEKKDRVATVTMNRPERMNAWTPKMGAEMRAAMMDAERDPSIGAIIVTGAGRAYCAGADMGALSNIAQGNTSARSAEVEDEWMNQQRADYRNRYSWPLALSTPVIGAINGACVGLGFTTCLYQDIRIASENARMGLIFTQRGLAIEHGSSWMLPRIIGLARATELAITGRLVDAKEALEIGLVNRVAPQDKLMSVAHEIASGIASKCSPLGVAQAKKMIYQHLFTDLATGVREDDASMEMMTRSEDFKEGVKAFVEKRAPKFTGR, from the coding sequence ATGCATTTCGACGAAATTATCTTCGAGAAAAAAGATCGCGTGGCGACGGTGACGATGAACCGTCCCGAGAGGATGAACGCGTGGACGCCGAAAATGGGCGCGGAGATGAGAGCGGCGATGATGGACGCCGAGCGCGACCCGTCGATTGGCGCGATCATCGTGACGGGCGCGGGACGCGCATACTGCGCGGGCGCTGATATGGGCGCGCTGTCGAATATCGCGCAGGGCAACACGTCCGCGCGCAGTGCGGAAGTCGAGGACGAGTGGATGAATCAGCAGCGCGCGGATTATCGCAACAGATATTCGTGGCCGCTCGCGCTGAGCACGCCGGTGATCGGCGCGATCAACGGCGCCTGCGTCGGGCTCGGATTCACCACGTGCCTCTATCAGGACATCAGGATTGCGTCGGAGAACGCGCGGATGGGGCTCATCTTCACGCAGCGCGGACTCGCGATCGAGCACGGCAGCAGTTGGATGTTACCGCGGATCATCGGCCTTGCACGCGCGACCGAACTCGCGATTACCGGGCGGCTGGTCGATGCGAAAGAAGCGCTCGAGATTGGCCTCGTGAATCGCGTAGCGCCGCAGGACAAGCTGATGAGCGTGGCGCACGAAATCGCGTCGGGGATCGCGTCGAAGTGCTCGCCGCTCGGAGTCGCGCAGGCAAAGAAGATGATCTATCAGCATCTGTTCACCGATCTGGCGACCGGAGTGCGCGAGGACGACGCGTCGATGGAAATGATGACGCGGTCGGAGGATTTCAAGGAAGGCGTGAAGGCGTTCGTCGAGAAGCGGGCGCCGAAGTTTACCGGTCGATAG
- the plsY gene encoding glycerol-3-phosphate 1-O-acyltransferase PlsY, producing MTAEIVLLVAAYLIGSIPTGVIVGRLYGFDPRAVGSGNIGMVNVARAGGSSAAAITFIGDVLKGAIPVIIARGAGFSNEVIAWTGLAAFAGSIYSIFLRFRGGKGVSAALGVWLAISWPVILFALAIFGVVFAATRIMSVASMAAAIALPPAVAAMGLPRHYLLLAILMTALVLLRHRENIARLSRGEEERFQPKRRDANAG from the coding sequence ATGACAGCAGAAATCGTCCTCCTCGTCGCCGCTTACCTGATTGGATCGATTCCGACCGGCGTGATCGTCGGCCGCCTCTATGGCTTCGATCCGCGGGCGGTCGGTTCCGGCAATATCGGAATGGTCAATGTTGCGCGGGCCGGCGGTTCGAGTGCTGCGGCTATCACGTTCATCGGCGACGTGCTGAAAGGCGCGATTCCGGTGATCATCGCGCGCGGTGCGGGCTTCTCCAACGAAGTTATCGCGTGGACCGGGCTCGCTGCGTTCGCCGGCTCGATCTATTCGATTTTCCTGCGCTTCCGCGGCGGCAAGGGAGTGTCTGCCGCGCTCGGCGTATGGCTCGCGATCTCGTGGCCGGTGATCCTGTTCGCGCTGGCGATTTTCGGCGTCGTCTTCGCGGCGACGAGAATAATGTCGGTGGCGTCGATGGCGGCGGCGATCGCGTTGCCGCCGGCGGTCGCTGCGATGGGCTTGCCGCGGCATTACCTGCTGCTCGCGATATTGATGACCGCGCTGGTGTTGTTGCGGCATCGCGAGAATATCGCGCGCTTAAGCCGGGGCGAGGAGGAAAGATTTCAGCCCAAGCGGCGCGACGCGAACGCCGGCTGA
- a CDS encoding nuclear transport factor 2 family protein encodes MQPAQMKETVIEFLREFEDPDPAKLETMVADHFEYRVMTKMPGFETLKGKAGIRQFAGTIKTMLPNGLNMKLGPIICEGDHASVLAESDTVAANGRKYANMYSFYFRFAGDKIAEVREYCDTNHAREVFAA; translated from the coding sequence ATGCAGCCAGCACAAATGAAAGAAACCGTCATCGAATTTCTGCGAGAGTTTGAGGATCCCGATCCCGCCAAACTCGAAACGATGGTCGCCGACCATTTTGAGTATCGCGTGATGACCAAAATGCCCGGCTTCGAGACCCTCAAGGGCAAGGCCGGCATCCGGCAATTCGCCGGGACGATCAAAACGATGCTGCCCAACGGGCTCAATATGAAACTCGGGCCGATCATCTGCGAGGGCGACCACGCGTCGGTGCTCGCGGAGTCGGACACGGTCGCGGCCAACGGGCGCAAGTACGCCAACATGTATAGTTTCTATTTTCGTTTCGCCGGCGACAAAATCGCCGAAGTGCGCGAGTACTGCGACACCAACCATGCCCGCGAGGTATTTGCCGCCTAG
- a CDS encoding P-II family nitrogen regulator: MKKVEAIIKPFKLDEVKEALSSIGVQGLTVSEVKGFGRQKGHTELYRGAEYVVDFLPKVKLEIIVSDELAAQVVETIERSARTGRIGDGKIFVMPMEEVVRIRTGERGVNAL; this comes from the coding sequence ATGAAGAAAGTTGAGGCAATCATCAAACCGTTCAAGCTCGACGAGGTCAAAGAGGCGTTGTCGAGTATCGGGGTGCAGGGCCTCACGGTCAGCGAGGTGAAGGGCTTCGGCCGCCAGAAGGGCCACACCGAGCTCTATCGCGGCGCGGAATACGTGGTGGATTTTCTGCCGAAGGTGAAACTCGAAATCATAGTCTCGGACGAATTGGCGGCGCAGGTGGTCGAAACGATCGAGCGGTCGGCGCGCACCGGCAGGATCGGCGACGGGAAAATCTTCGTGATGCCGATGGAGGAAGTGGTGCGGATCCGCACCGGCGAACGCGGCGTCAACGCGCTGTAG